A genome region from Scomber japonicus isolate fScoJap1 chromosome 15, fScoJap1.pri, whole genome shotgun sequence includes the following:
- the azin1b gene encoding antizyme inhibitor 1b isoform X2: MKGFADKPNYIIELLEGGVTLEDVIDGHICEQALVEKSAFVVGDLGALMRQHVCWQSTVPQLQPYFPVRCNSSPAVIEVLASLGLGFVCTNKAEVSLVLEHDVPPENIILSGVCKQLAHIKHAAKNNIEHLVCENEAELSKIARLHPSAKLLLQLTTEAHAAETSMAFGSSLKSCRHLLEAAKELGVQVVGVTFHIPSSCQDLQQAYTHALSDARCVFDMGMDLGFNMNIVDIGGGFTGSEFQLRQVQSAIKPMLDAYFPPLSGVQVLAQPGNFYVASAFSLAVNVIAKKVVARCWDSLSQDENNEDTEFLYYMNEGVYGPFSSLWGPSLDQLDQVVERCLLPELSVGDWLLFSNMGACGLEELSCLSSSPQLPVYYTVSTHDWYEMQEAGVALDSTMKNFSMVQYSA, encoded by the exons ATGAAAGGATTCGCTGACAAACCCAACTACATCATTGAACTCCTGGAGGGAGGAGTGACCCTTGAAGATGTTATTGACGGACACATCTGTGAGCAGGCTCTG GTGGAGAAGAGTGCGTTTGTGGTGGGCGACCTTGGTGCCCTGATGCGGCAGCATGTTTGCTGGCAGAGCACAGTGCCACAGTTGCAGCCTTATTTCCCAGTTAGGTGCAACAGCAGCCCTGCAGTCATCGAGGTGCTGGCCTCCTTGGGATTGGGCTTTGTCTGCACTAACAAA GCTGAAGTGAGCCTAGTGCTGGAGCACGACGTGCCACCGGAAAACATCATCCTGTCAGGTGTTTGCAAGCAGCTGGCACATATCAAGCATGCTGCCAAGAATAACATCGAGCACCTTGTTTGTGAAAATGAGGCTGAGTTGTCCAAGATTGCCCGCCTCCACCCGAGTGCAAA GTTGCTGCTGCAGTTGACCACTGAGGCACACGCGGCTGAGACCAGCATGGCCTTTGGCTCTTCTCTGAAGAGCTGCCGGCACCTGCTGGAGGCAGCCAAAGAGCTGGGGGTCCAGGTGGTGGGAGTAACCTTCCACATCCCCAGCTCCTGCCAAGACCTGCAACAGGCCTACACCCATGCACTTTCAGATGCCCGTTGTGTGTTTGACATGGGG ATGGACCTGGGCTTTAACATGAACATCGTGGACATTGGAGGTGGATTCACCGGCTCAGAGTTTCAGCTCAGACAG GTTCAGTCTGCAATCAAGCCGATGCTGGATGCTTACTTCCCCCCACTGTCTGGTGTGCAAGTGTTGGCCCAGCCAGGCAACTTCTACGTGGCCTCTGCTTTCAGCCTGGCTGTCAACGTGATCGCCAAAAAGGTGGTGGCCCGCTGCTGGGACAGCCTGTCTCAAG ATGAAAACAACGAGGACACAGAGTTCCTGTACTACATGAATGAGGGTGTTTATGGTCCATTCAGC AGCCTGTGGGGCCCGTCACTGGACCAGCTGGACCAGGTGGTGGAGCGCTGCCTGCTGCCTGAGCTCAGTGTGGGAGACTGGCTTCTCTTCTCCAACATGGGAGCTTGCGGCCTGGAGGAGCTGAGCTGCCTCTCCAGCTCCCCCCAGCTGCCCGTCTACTACACTGTCTCCACCCATGACTG GTACGAAATGCAGGAGGCCGGTGTGGCACTGGACAGCACCATGAAGAATTTCTCCATGGTCCAGTACAGTGCGTAA
- the azin1b gene encoding antizyme inhibitor 1b isoform X1 encodes MKGFADKPNYIIELLEGGVTLEDVIDGHICEQALVEKSAFVVGDLGALMRQHVCWQSTVPQLQPYFPVRCNSSPAVIEVLASLGLGFVCTNKAEVSLVLEHDVPPENIILSGVCKQLAHIKHAAKNNIEHLVCENEAELSKIARLHPSAKLLLQLTTEAHAAETSMAFGSSLKSCRHLLEAAKELGVQVVGVTFHIPSSCQDLQQAYTHALSDARCVFDMGMDLGFNMNIVDIGGGFTGSEFQLRQVQSAIKPMLDAYFPPLSGVQVLAQPGNFYVASAFSLAVNVIAKKVVARCWDSLSQDENNEDTEFLYYMNEGVYGPFSHKLLGNSISAPSVHKHVLSAEEAAYPSSLWGPSLDQLDQVVERCLLPELSVGDWLLFSNMGACGLEELSCLSSSPQLPVYYTVSTHDWYEMQEAGVALDSTMKNFSMVQYSA; translated from the exons ATGAAAGGATTCGCTGACAAACCCAACTACATCATTGAACTCCTGGAGGGAGGAGTGACCCTTGAAGATGTTATTGACGGACACATCTGTGAGCAGGCTCTG GTGGAGAAGAGTGCGTTTGTGGTGGGCGACCTTGGTGCCCTGATGCGGCAGCATGTTTGCTGGCAGAGCACAGTGCCACAGTTGCAGCCTTATTTCCCAGTTAGGTGCAACAGCAGCCCTGCAGTCATCGAGGTGCTGGCCTCCTTGGGATTGGGCTTTGTCTGCACTAACAAA GCTGAAGTGAGCCTAGTGCTGGAGCACGACGTGCCACCGGAAAACATCATCCTGTCAGGTGTTTGCAAGCAGCTGGCACATATCAAGCATGCTGCCAAGAATAACATCGAGCACCTTGTTTGTGAAAATGAGGCTGAGTTGTCCAAGATTGCCCGCCTCCACCCGAGTGCAAA GTTGCTGCTGCAGTTGACCACTGAGGCACACGCGGCTGAGACCAGCATGGCCTTTGGCTCTTCTCTGAAGAGCTGCCGGCACCTGCTGGAGGCAGCCAAAGAGCTGGGGGTCCAGGTGGTGGGAGTAACCTTCCACATCCCCAGCTCCTGCCAAGACCTGCAACAGGCCTACACCCATGCACTTTCAGATGCCCGTTGTGTGTTTGACATGGGG ATGGACCTGGGCTTTAACATGAACATCGTGGACATTGGAGGTGGATTCACCGGCTCAGAGTTTCAGCTCAGACAG GTTCAGTCTGCAATCAAGCCGATGCTGGATGCTTACTTCCCCCCACTGTCTGGTGTGCAAGTGTTGGCCCAGCCAGGCAACTTCTACGTGGCCTCTGCTTTCAGCCTGGCTGTCAACGTGATCGCCAAAAAGGTGGTGGCCCGCTGCTGGGACAGCCTGTCTCAAG ATGAAAACAACGAGGACACAGAGTTCCTGTACTACATGAATGAGGGTGTTTATGGTCCATTCAGCCACAAGCTGCTGGGAAACTCCATCTCTGCCCCATCAGTGCACAAG CATGTGCTGTCTGCTGAGGAGGCGGCGTATCCCAGCAGCCTGTGGGGCCCGTCACTGGACCAGCTGGACCAGGTGGTGGAGCGCTGCCTGCTGCCTGAGCTCAGTGTGGGAGACTGGCTTCTCTTCTCCAACATGGGAGCTTGCGGCCTGGAGGAGCTGAGCTGCCTCTCCAGCTCCCCCCAGCTGCCCGTCTACTACACTGTCTCCACCCATGACTG GTACGAAATGCAGGAGGCCGGTGTGGCACTGGACAGCACCATGAAGAATTTCTCCATGGTCCAGTACAGTGCGTAA
- the atp6v1c1b gene encoding V-type proton ATPase subunit C 1-B, with protein MTEFWLISAPGEKTCQQTWDKLMVATTRTNNLSNNNKFNIPDLKVGTLDVLVGLSDELAKLDTFVESVVKKVAQYMADVLEDSRDKVQENLLANGVDLVTYISRFQWDMAKYPIKQSLKNISEIISKQATQIDNDLKARASAYNNLKGNLQNLERKNAGSLLTRSLADIVKKEDFVLDSEYLVTMLAVVPKTSYTDWQKTYETLSDMVVPRSTKLLFEDHDSGLFSVTLFRKAIDDFKHKARENKFTVRDFQYNEEEMKADKEEMTRLSTDKKKQFGPLVRWLKVNFSEAFIAWIHIKALRVFVESVLRYGLPVNFQAMLLQPNKKNMKKLREVLNDLYKHLDSSAAIIDASMDIPGLNLSQQEYYPYVYYKIDCNLLDFKV; from the exons ATGACAGAATTCTGGTTGATCTCTGCTCCGGGGGAGAAGACATGCCAGCAGACCTGGGACAAGCTGATGGTGGCCACCACGCGCACCAACAACCTGTCCAACAACAACAAGTTCAACATCCCGGACCTCAAG GTTGGAACACTAGATGTCTTAGTGGGACTGTCGGATGAGCTGGCTAAACTGGACACGTTTGTGGAAAG TGTGGTGAAGAAGGTCGCTCAGTACATGGCTGACGTTCTGGAGGACAGCCGAGACAAAGTCCAGGAGAACCTGCTGGCCAATGGAG TTGACCTGGTCACCTACATCAGCAGATTTCAGTGGGACATGGCTAAGTATCCAATCAAACAGTCACTGAAAAACATCTCTGAGATCATCTCCAAG CAAGCGACTCAGATAGACAATGACCTGAAGGCCAGAGCTTCAGCTTACAACAACCTGAAGGGAAACCTGCAGAACCTGGAGAGGAAGAACGC AGGGAGCTTGTTGACCAGGAGTCTGGCTGACATAGTTAAGAAAGAGGACTTCGTTCTGGACTCAGAGTATCTGGTTACCATGCTGGCGGTCGTCCCAAA GACAAGCTATACTGACTGGCAGAAGACGTATGAAACTCTTTCAGACATGGTCGTGCCACGCTCCACTAA GCTGCTGTTCGAAGACCATGACAGCGGTCTGTTCAGTGTCACTCTCTTCAGGAAGGCTATAGATGACTTCAAACACAAGGCCAGAGAAAACAA GTTTACAGTGCGTGATTTCCAGTACAatgaggaggaaatgaaggcAGACAAAGAAGAGATGACACGTTTGTCCACTGACAAGAAGAAACAGTTT GGGCCTTTGGTACGATGGCTGAAAGTAAATTTCAGTGAAGCCTTCATCGCATGGATTCACATAAAAGCTCTGCGTGTGTTTGTGGAGTCAGTGTTGAG ATATGGGCTGCCGGTGAACTTCCAGGCCATGCTGCTCCAGcccaacaagaaaaacatgaagaagcTGAGAGAGGTGCTGAACGACTTGTACAAACATCTGGACAGCAGTGCTGCGATCATTGAT GCTTCAATGGACATCCCAGGTCTGAATTTGAGCCAGCAGGAGTACTACCCCTATGTTTACTACAAGATTGACTGCAACCTGCTGGACTTCAAAGTCTAG
- the si:ch211-215i13.3 gene encoding brain and acute leukemia cytoplasmic protein — protein sequence MIFSMGCGGSRADAIIEPRYHESWTRETESTWLTNTDVETPLSVANSKALEASLREKRMVNTGTQCGKQALTTTGSNHQRKLRRSFSDQTTRDSKRREASALSKDGQSVNINSSGEAEAGNACDER from the exons ATGATTTTCTCGATGGGTTGCGGAGGGAGTCGGGCGGACGCGATCATCGAGCCGAGGTACCATGAGAGCTGGACCAGGGAGACCGAATCGACCTGGCTTACCAATACCGACGTTGAGACCCCCCTTTCTGTAGCAAACA GTAAAGCTCTCGAGGCCAGTCTGAGGGAGAAGAGGATGGTGAACACAGGCACCCAGTGTGGGAAGCAGGCCCTCACCACCACTGGCTCCAACCACCAGAGGAAACTCAGGCGCTCCTTCAGTGAT CAAACCACTCGTGACTCCAAAAGGAGGGAGGCCAGTGCTTTGTCTAAAGATGGGCAGTCTGTCAATATCAACAGTAGTGGAGAAGCCGAAGCTGGGAACGCGTGTGatgaaagatga